One window of the Eucalyptus grandis isolate ANBG69807.140 chromosome 6, ASM1654582v1, whole genome shotgun sequence genome contains the following:
- the LOC104416409 gene encoding G-type lectin S-receptor-like serine/threonine-protein kinase At4g27290 produces the protein MKAFVALSMCPVLFFSCNALLSNALDTITMNQSIRDGENLLSAGGTFELGFFSAGNPPKRYLGIWYKKITTTTIVWVANRVAPLADASGTLRITSRGSLVLLNGKGSDIWSSNSTILVRNPVAQLLDSGNLVVRDADSSDPNNVLWQSFDYPTDTFLAGMKIGWNRTSGFNRYLTSWKSIDDPSLGNFTYQIDPNGYPQLLLKQGSDIKFRSGPWNGLRWSGTPNLNPNPYYRYEFVLNEEEMYYRYELLNSSVITRKLLMPNGMVQRFTWIDRTHGWMLYLTAPIDQCDNYASCGVYGTCRVDTSPVCRCLKGFVPRFSQEWDILDWSNGCVRRNPLDCEKDIFVKYSWVKLPDTRSSWFNESMNLQECKVVCMKNCSCMAYSNLDIRNGGSGCLLWFSELIDIREYNNYGQDLYIRMAASESALLPSPQKKHKLVMGLAVSFGSVFLILVLIICVRQCKKKKMEIPEGDNCENQEKDLELPLFDLSTVALATSYFSTDNKLGEGGFGPVYKGVLRGGQEIAVKMLSRNSRQGLHEFKNEVLYVSKLQHRNLVKLLGCCIEEENILIYEFMPNGSLDSFLFDPTQREQLDWSACFNIINGIARGLLYLHQDSRLRIIHRDVKASNVLLDYEMNPKLSDFGLAKSFTGNETQANTNRVVGTYGYMSPEYALDGVFSTKSDVFSYGVLVLEIVSRKRNRGFHHPDHDHNLLGHAWRLFTEGRSMQLLDQLVANSCSTSEALRSIHIGLLCVQRCPDDRPSMSTVVMMLGSDIELPLPKEPGFFNERNLLQENTSQSQPNEMTMTVLYAR, from the exons ATGAAGGCTTTTGTGGCGCTTTCCATGTGTCctgttctcttcttctcttgtaaTGCCCTTCTTTCCAATGCACTAGATACCATAACAATGAATCAGTCGATTCGAGATGGCGAGAACCTACTCTCTGCTGGTGGGACATTTGAGCTGGGGTTCTTCAGTGCAGGCAATCCCCCAAAGCGGTATCTGGGAATATGGTacaagaaaataaccacaacgaCAATAGTGTGGGTTGCAAATAGAGTCGCACCCCTTGCGGATGCATCAGGTACTTTGAGGATTACTAGCCGCGGAAGTCTCGTCCTTCTCAACGGGAAAGGAAGTGATATCTGGTCGTCGAACTCGACAATACTGGTGCGTAATCCAGTTGCACAGCTCTTGGATTCAGGAAATCTGGTTGTGAGAGATGCAGATAGCAGTGATCCCAATAATGTCCTGTGGCAGAGTTTTGACTATCCTACAGATACATTTCTAGCCGGTATGAAGATAGGATGGAATAGAACTTCAGGCTTCAATCGTTATTTAACATCATGGAAGAGCATTGATGATCCTTCTCTGGGCAACTTCACGTATCAAATCGATCCGAACGGCTACCCACAACTCCTACTGAAGCAGGGTTCTGACATCAAGTTCAGGTCAGGACCATGGAATGGTCTTCGATGGAGTGGCACGCCTAATTTAAATCCAAACCCATACTACAGGTACGAATTTGTCTTAAATGAGGAAGAGATGTACTACCGCTACGAGCTCCTCAACAGTTCGGTCATTACCAGGAAGTTATTGATGCCCAATGGCATGGTACAGCGATTTACTTGGATTGACCGAACACATGGTTGGATGCTTTACCTCACCGCGCCAATAGACCAATGTGACAACTATGCATCGTGTGGTGTCTATGGTACCTGTAGGGTCGATACTTCCCCAGTGTGTAGGTGCTTGAAAGGCTTCGTGCCCCGATTTTCTCAAGAATGGGATATTTTGGATTGGTCGAATGGGTGTGTGAGGAGAAATCCTTTGGATTGTGAAAAGGACATATTTGTGAAGTATTCTTGGGTAAAATTGCCAGATACTCGGTCTTCCTGGTTTAATGAGAGCATGAATCTTCAAGAATGCAAAGTAGTTTGCATGAAAAATTGTTCCTGTATGGCTTATTCGAACTTAGACATCCGAAATGGAGGAAGTGGTTGCTTGCTGTGGTTCAGCGAGCTGATTGACATTAGAGAGTACAACAACTATGGGCAGGACCTCTACATCCGGATGGCTGCGTCAGAATCAG CTTTACTACCGTCACCCCAAAAGAAGCATAAGCTGGTCATGGGCTTGGCAGTTTCTTTCGGGTCTGTCTTCCTCATTCTGGTCCTCATCATCTGTGTTCGacaatgcaagaagaagaaaatggagattCCTGAAG GAGACAACTGTGAAAACCAGGAGAAAGACCTTGAGTTGCCACTATTTGACTTGTCTACAGTAGCTCTTGCTACCAGTTACTTTTCAACCGACAATAAGCTTGGAGAAGGTGGTTTTGGACCTGTCTACAAG GGTGTGTTGAGGGGTGGTCAAGAAATTGCGGTGAAGATGCTGTCAAGGAACTCAAGACAAGGGCTGCATGAGTTTAAAAATGAAGTTCTATATGTTTCCAAGCTACAGCACCGGAACCTAGTGAAGCTTCTAGGATGTTGCATTGAGGAAGAGAATATTTTGATCTATGAATTCATGCCCAACGGGAGCTTGGACTCATTTCTCTTTG ATCCAACGCAGAGGGAGCAACTGGACTGGTCAGCTTGTTTCAACATCATCAATGGAATTGCTAGGGGGCTTCTTTACCTTCATCAAGATTCTAGACTCAGGATCATTCACAGAGATGTGAAAGCTAGCAATGTATTATTAGATTATGAGATGAATCCTAAGCTCTCTGATTTTGGCCTGGCTAAAAGCTTCACAGGGAATGAGACACAGGCAAATACTAACAGAGTGGTTGGAACATA TGGTTACATGTCTCCAGAGTATGCTCTTGatggagttttctcaacaaaatcTGATGTCTTTAGCTATGGTGTATTGGTGCTCGAGATTGTAAGCAGGAAGAGAAACAGAGGGTTTCATCATCCAGACCACGATCATAATCTTCTTGGACAT GCTTGGAGACTATTCACAGAAGGCAGGTCCATGCAGTTGCTTGACCAGTTGGTTGCGAACTCATGCAGTACTTCTGAAGCATTGCGCTCTATTCATATTGGCCTATTGTGCGTGCAGCGATGCCCTGATGATAGGCCGAGTATGTCCACTGTTGTTATGATGCTAGGAAGCGACATCGAATTGCCTCTTCCAAAAGAGCCAGGGTTTTTCAATGAAAGGAATCTACTCCAAGAAAACACTTCACAAAGTCAACCAAATGAAATGACCATGACAGTGTTATATGCTCGATAA
- the LOC120286410 gene encoding LOW QUALITY PROTEIN: G-type lectin S-receptor-like serine/threonine-protein kinase At4g27290 (The sequence of the model RefSeq protein was modified relative to this genomic sequence to represent the inferred CDS: inserted 1 base in 1 codon) encodes MILLFYASSSYVAQISEALDTITVNQSIQDGESLVSAGGTFELGFFSTSVPSRRYLGIWYKKVTIMTVVWVANRVTPLADSLGTLKVTSLGSLVLLNANGSEIWSSNSSTDARNPVAQLLDSGNLVVKDVDGTGSSILWWQSFDYPTDTLLAGMKMGRNRKTGFERYLTSWKSIDDPSPGNFTHKIDPNGFPQSIVKQGSVVKFRLGPWNGVRYSGMPNLDPNPYYSYEFVLDDDEIYYHYELLDSSFISRLVINSNGIVQRVTWIDRMQGWTLYLTIPKDNCDTYALCGAYGSCTIDESPVCRCLTGFTPRYSQEWDILDWSNGCVRTAPLDCGKDIFVKYSGMKLPDTSSSWFNKSMNLQECEEVCKKNCSCMAYSNLDIRGGGSGCLLWFGEIIDIRELNINGQDLYIRMAASESDLLHSKQKLLMGLAVSFGVFSLCLVLTFYILKNKRKKKKHLEGKDDGSESGDNSECQKEDLELPVFDLXTVAIATNNFSEENKLGEGGFGPVYKGVLEDGQEIAVKKLSNDSRQGLHEFKNEVLYIAKLQHRNLVKLLGCCIQEEVLLIYEFMPNNSLDSCLFDQNQRKLLGWSTRFGIINGIARGLLYLHQDSRLRIIHRDLKAGNILLDNAMNPKISDFGSAKCFVGDETEANTIRVVGTYGYMSPEYAIDGVFSVKLDVFSYGVLVLETVSGKRNRGFRHPDHCHNLVGHAWRLFTEDRSMEQLDELVESYNAAEVLRSIHVALLCVQQCPEDRPSMSAVILMLGSADELPLPKEPGFYNERKLPPEHTFSHPVHSPNEITMTLLSPR; translated from the exons atgattttgcttttttatgcctCTTCATCTTACGTTGCTCAAATTTCTGAGGCACTAGATACCATCACTGTGAATCAGTCCATCCAGGATGGCGAGAGCCTAGTTTCGGCTGGGGGGACGTTTGAACTAGGATTCTTCAGCACCAGTGTCCCATCAAGGCGATATCTTGGGATATGGTACAAAAAGGTAACCATAATGACAGTAGTATGGGTTGCAAATAGAGTCACCCCGCTTGCGGATTCATTGGGCACTTTGAAGGTTACCAGCTTGGGAAGTCTTGTCCTCCTGAATGCAAATGGAAGTGAAATTTGGTCATCTAACTCATCCACAGATGCACGAAATCCAGTCGCACAGCTCTTGGATTCAGGGAATCTTGTTGTGAAAGATGTAGATGGAACTGGTTCTAGTATTTTATGGTGGCAAAGTTTCGATTATCCAACAGACACGCTTCTAGCAGGCATGAAGATGGGAAGGAATCGAAAAACAGGCTTCGAACGATATTTGACGTCATGGAAGAGCATTGATGATCCTTCTCCAGGTAACTTTACACATAAAATTGACCCAAATGGCTTCCCACAAAGCATAGTGAAGCAAGGTTCTGTTGTCAAGTTCCGGCTGGGACCATGGAATGGTGTTCGATATAGTGGAATGCCTAATCTAGATCCTAATCCATATTACAGCTACGAATTTGTGTTGGATGACGATGAGATTTACTACCACTATGAGCTCCTTGACAGTTCGTTCATTTCCAGGTTGGTAATAAATTCAAATGGCATCGTACAACGTGTCACTTGGATTGATCGAATGCAGGGTTGGACGCTTTACCTTACTATACCAAAAGACAACTGTGACACCTATGCATTGTGTGGTGCCTATGGTAGCTGTACGATTGATGAGTCCCCAGTATGCAGGTGCTTGACAGGATTCACACCCAGGTACTCTCAAGAATGGGATATCTTGGATTGGTCAAATGGGTGTGTCCGTACAGCTCCTCTGGATTGTGGAAAGGACATATTTGTGAAGTACTCTGGGATGAAATTGCCAGATACAAGTAGTTCTTGGTTTAATAAGAGTATGAATCTTCAAGAATGCGAAGAagtttgcaagaaaaattgttcCTGTATGGCTTATTCGAACTTGGACATCAGAGGAGGAGGGAGCGGTTGCTTGCTGTGGTTTGGAGAGATAATTGACATTAGAGAGCTAAACATAAACGGGCAAGACCTCTACATCAGGATGGCAGCCTCAGAATCAG ATCTACTACATTCAAAGCAAAAGCTGCTCATGGGCTTGGCAGTTTCTTTCGGGGTTTTTTCCCTATGTCTGGTTCTAACATTCTATATTCTAAagaacaagaggaagaagaagaagcatcttgAAG GTAAAGATGACGGTTCTGAATCAGGAGACAACTCTGAATGTCAAAAGGAAGATCTTGAATTACCAGTGTTTGACT GAACAGTAGCTATTGCTACCAATAACTTCTCAGAAGAAAATAAGTTGGGGGAGGGCGGTTTTGGACCTGTGTACAAG GGGGTGTTGGAGGATGGCCAAGAAATCGCAGTGAAGAAACTTTCAAATGACTCAAGGCAAGGGCTACACgagttcaagaatgaagtcCTATACATTGCAAAGCTTCAGCACCGAAACCTTGTGAAGCTTCTGGGATGCTGCATTCAGGAAGAAGTTTTGTTGATCTACGAGTTCATGCCCAACAACAGCTTAGATTCCTGTCTCTTTG ATCAAAACCAGAGAAAGCTACTTGGCTGGTCAACTCGCTTTGGCATCATTAATGGAATTGCTAGGGGGCTTCTTTACCTTCATCAAGATTCCAGACTCAGGATCATCCACAGAGATCTAAAAGCTGGCAATATATTGTTAGATAATGCAATGAACCCTAAGATCTCTGATTTTGGCTCAGCTAAATGCTTTGTAGGGGATGAGACAGAGGCAAACACTATCAGAGTGGTCGGAACTTA CGGCTACATGTCTCCAGAGTATGCCATCGATGGAGTTTTCTCAGTGAAATTGGATGTCTTTAGCTATGGTGTTTTGGTGCTTGAGACAGTTAGCGGGAAGAGAAACAGAGGGTTTCGTCATCCAGACCACTGTCATAATCTTGTGGGACAT GCTTGGAGACTCTTTACAGAAGACAGGTCCATGGAACAACTTGATGAGTTGGTTGAGTCTTATAATGCTGCTGAAGTCTTAAGGTCTATACATGTTGCTCTATTGTGCGTGCAGCAATGTCCTGAGGATAGGCCGAGCATGTCTGCGGTGATTCTGATGCTAGGAAGTGCCGATGAATTGCCTCTTCCAAAGGAGCCTGGTTTTTACAATGAAAGGAAGCTGCCTCCAGAACACACTTTTAGCCATCCGGTACATTCTCCAAATGAAATCACTATGACATTGTTGTCTCCTCGATAA